One genomic window of Mogibacterium diversum includes the following:
- a CDS encoding phage distal tail protein, with the protein MRNKGYCVRAIRSDGLTFNYENDDWMMTSLEGAEFPQIEVFTEAKGIGDGDLITGRRKGSRTIEVATVPRNYDDGDYRELRRAALFFHNPAFTYDVEITYMGDVKIAKGCAIKGLTFPTERYRKNASLKVSYLSPYGELFAVGEEQSNLSSVTARWSVTRAYTSGKKMLYSTEDRSDSVLIEYEGTAKTNPVIKIIADGYVKDLVVKVGDVTCVAEVTLKKGDIVSIDGSKAYATLNGEMIKSPVDYRKLKLVPGANLISITSPSGTAFKSKITYTGRYDGI; encoded by the coding sequence ATGAGGAATAAAGGATATTGTGTTAGAGCCATCCGTAGTGATGGCTTAACATTTAATTATGAAAATGATGATTGGATGATGACATCGCTTGAGGGAGCAGAGTTTCCTCAAATTGAAGTATTTACCGAGGCTAAAGGAATCGGTGATGGTGATTTAATAACTGGGCGACGTAAAGGATCTAGAACGATAGAAGTTGCCACAGTTCCTAGAAATTATGATGATGGAGATTATCGAGAACTGCGCAGAGCGGCACTGTTCTTTCACAACCCTGCATTTACCTATGATGTTGAAATAACATACATGGGAGATGTCAAAATAGCAAAAGGATGTGCAATTAAAGGACTGACATTCCCAACAGAAAGGTACCGAAAAAATGCATCGCTAAAAGTATCCTATCTATCGCCTTATGGCGAACTTTTTGCCGTTGGAGAAGAGCAATCGAACTTATCTAGTGTAACAGCAAGATGGTCAGTTACAAGAGCTTACACATCAGGTAAGAAAATGTTGTACTCAACCGAAGATAGATCAGATAGTGTATTGATAGAATACGAGGGAACTGCAAAAACAAATCCTGTTATTAAAATCATAGCAGATGGTTATGTAAAAGACTTAGTTGTAAAAGTTGGAGATGTAACATGTGTTGCGGAAGTAACTTTGAAAAAGGGAGATATCGTAAGCATTGATGGTTCCAAAGCATACGCAACACTAAATGGTGAGATGATAAAGAGTCCTGTGGACTATAGAAAATTGAAGCTTGTACCAGGTGCAAATTTGATATCTATAACATCACCGAGTGGTACAGCATTTAAGTCTAAAATCACATATACAGGAAGGTATGATGGCATATGA
- a CDS encoding phage holin family protein has protein sequence MNLDFISKLFIPMVLVFCLCIGYLMKNYMPADNKIIPTVLFVIGAICGVICLGINFESIVRGGLTGLASTGLHQAFKQFISNPKVGGEFNKMSSAELHEELDPVDAPLENAEG, from the coding sequence ATGAATCTAGATTTTATTTCAAAACTGTTTATCCCAATGGTGCTCGTGTTCTGCCTGTGTATTGGCTACCTGATGAAGAATTACATGCCAGCAGATAACAAGATAATCCCAACAGTGCTATTCGTCATAGGCGCTATATGTGGAGTTATCTGCTTGGGCATTAACTTTGAATCTATTGTGCGAGGCGGATTAACAGGGCTAGCCTCTACTGGCTTACACCAAGCGTTTAAGCAGTTTATAAGTAATCCAAAAGTAGGCGGTGAATTCAACAAAATGAGTAGCGCAGAACTGCATGAGGAATTAGATCCAGTCGATGCACCGCTAGAGAATGCGGAGGGATAA
- a CDS encoding SH3 domain-containing protein yields the protein MATGNQVINYARQFLGESSARFSDWYYGSQKYRAWAWCNVFVSYVLQHCGVNFQKTAYVPAAESWMDSHYKWVKMSEAQPGDVIIFCWSGEGNNSGRGSRDHIGFLIANNGNGTFTTIEGNTSGSRVAIRTRSAKNIRKIFRPTYDGASAPSTPAPAPAPAPQVSNKGLGLYTVTAPLNCRSGAGTGFPVIRTYPAGTPIRVLKIENNFGYSSGAGGWLCMDFLRPQSGTASAPAVSSSGRPLGMYHVNAAGGLNVRSGPGTGYRRVNFLKNGTPLRILKVSGDWGYSKGAGGWVHLGYCRRG from the coding sequence ATGGCAACAGGTAATCAGGTAATTAATTATGCTAGGCAGTTTTTAGGCGAAAGCTCTGCAAGATTTAGTGACTGGTACTATGGCTCACAAAAGTATCGTGCCTGGGCATGGTGCAATGTCTTTGTATCATATGTGTTGCAACACTGTGGGGTGAATTTTCAGAAAACTGCGTATGTTCCAGCAGCAGAAAGCTGGATGGACTCACATTATAAGTGGGTCAAGATGAGCGAGGCACAGCCAGGAGATGTAATCATATTCTGTTGGAGTGGTGAAGGTAACAACAGTGGCCGTGGCTCACGAGACCATATAGGCTTTCTTATTGCCAATAATGGCAATGGAACATTTACCACAATAGAGGGTAATACCAGCGGCAGCAGGGTCGCTATCAGGACGAGGTCAGCCAAGAACATCCGTAAGATATTCCGACCAACATATGATGGTGCATCAGCTCCTTCAACTCCCGCACCAGCTCCAGCCCCAGCGCCACAAGTAAGTAATAAGGGGCTAGGACTGTACACAGTAACCGCACCTCTCAATTGTAGAAGTGGTGCGGGCACAGGCTTTCCTGTAATACGTACATATCCAGCAGGCACACCTATTCGAGTGCTCAAGATTGAAAACAACTTCGGGTATAGCTCAGGTGCTGGCGGTTGGCTGTGTATGGACTTCTTAAGACCGCAATCAGGAACAGCAAGTGCACCTGCAGTAAGTAGCTCGGGACGTCCGTTAGGAATGTATCACGTGAATGCAGCTGGCGGACTAAACGTAAGGTCGGGACCAGGTACAGGGTATAGGCGAGTTAATTTTTTAAAGAATGGCACTCCACTCCGCATCCTCAAGGTTAGCGGCGATTGGGGTTATTCAAAGGGCGCAGGTGGCTGGGTACACCTGGGCTACTGCAGAAGAGGGTAA
- a CDS encoding Gp37-like protein: protein MINFYDKAMNPLEPIEFIEITWNRKWNEAGDFTIYTIASEWNDKIKYVNIDGRPETGIVKKTVIEEKIEGTFVTIKGYFLEKLLDLVQAREDSNAFAKAADHTEWEFWVSLEIDAHVLANNVIGLTHQPRPSFLGGIHPADGSPWPDEVDLSIKQGDNIGEALRNYLLLHNMSPIIEIRKWPLASELDKWLKNPDEPHFTYLIGPKVGRDLSDKIIFGKGYENVSRVEYQYDDSDAFPYYQILQTMETTGFSNESIITDEGGNSRGRITEFYIDENNRPIDVDYYPKKVIEGNVSGIELKPANEAQIREQMRQQAKVDMLNHYKQETIVADIIQNNIYYLDDYDIGDLCSISFDEIEQTFKARIVEVNETYSKNRLELKITFGTPRKAKYIPVNI from the coding sequence ATGATCAACTTTTATGACAAAGCTATGAATCCACTGGAGCCAATTGAGTTTATCGAAATCACATGGAATAGAAAGTGGAATGAAGCTGGAGATTTTACGATATATACCATTGCAAGTGAATGGAATGACAAAATTAAATATGTAAATATAGATGGTCGTCCAGAAACTGGCATTGTAAAAAAGACTGTTATTGAAGAAAAAATAGAGGGAACCTTTGTTACCATAAAAGGGTATTTTTTAGAAAAACTACTAGACCTTGTACAAGCTAGAGAAGACAGCAACGCATTTGCAAAAGCAGCAGATCATACAGAGTGGGAATTCTGGGTGAGCCTCGAAATAGATGCACACGTTCTAGCCAACAATGTAATTGGGTTAACACATCAACCTAGACCATCATTTCTTGGAGGTATTCACCCGGCAGACGGAAGTCCTTGGCCAGATGAAGTCGACCTTTCTATAAAGCAGGGTGACAACATAGGGGAAGCTCTACGCAATTACTTATTGCTACACAACATGTCTCCGATAATTGAAATCAGGAAGTGGCCACTCGCATCTGAACTAGACAAGTGGCTAAAGAATCCAGATGAACCGCACTTCACTTATCTCATCGGACCTAAAGTAGGACGAGATTTAAGCGATAAAATTATCTTTGGTAAAGGCTATGAAAATGTATCAAGAGTTGAATATCAATATGACGATAGCGATGCTTTTCCGTATTATCAAATACTTCAAACTATGGAGACAACCGGATTCTCAAATGAATCAATAATTACAGATGAAGGTGGAAATAGCAGAGGAAGAATTACCGAATTCTATATTGATGAGAATAACAGACCAATAGATGTAGATTACTACCCTAAGAAGGTAATTGAGGGTAATGTATCTGGAATCGAACTTAAGCCTGCGAACGAAGCGCAGATAAGAGAACAAATGCGACAGCAGGCTAAAGTTGACATGCTTAATCATTATAAGCAAGAAACTATAGTGGCTGATATCATTCAGAATAATATTTATTATCTAGATGATTATGATATCGGTGATTTATGCAGTATCTCTTTTGATGAAATTGAGCAGACATTTAAAGCTCGAATTGTAGAAGTTAACGAAACGTATAGCAAAAACAGACTGGAATTAAAGATTACATTTGGTACTCCTAGAAAAGCTAAGTATATTCCAGTCAACATATAG